CGTTGTCGCGCAACAGGTGCAGGCGCAGTTCGTACGGGTCGTGGCCGCCTTTGTCCGCCAGTTCATCGAGGAACGCTTCGTAGAAGAAGTCGTTCAGCGAATTGCCCACCGAACGCCAGTAACCGAGCATGGCCGGGCCTTTGACGTAGATCTGTGCGATGCGCTTGTTGGGGATCGCATAGCTCTTGCCCGACAGGCCTTCGAGGGCCGTGGGGTCGAGGGCGTCGCCCTGTTTGCCGGCAATCGCTTCGGTGGGGCCTTCGGTGGCGCTCACCGCTTCGATGGCCACCGGCAGGCCCTTGTCGTCCAGCGCGGCGCGGAACTTGACCACCGCGACCGGGCGCAGCACATCGCGCACGAACTCTTCTTCACGGCTCCAGATCAGCTTGACCGGGCGGCCGACGGCCTTGGCCAAGGCGATCGCCTGCGGATACGGATTGGCCGAGTCATACAGGAAATGCCGACCGAAGAAACCGCCCAGCAGCGGAGAGTGCAGGGTGATTTGCTCAATGGCCAGGCCGGTGCGCTTGGCGATGTCGGCGCGGAACATATCCGGCGCCTGGTTCGGCAGCCACACCTCCAGGGTGCCGTCGGGGTTGTAGCGGGCCAGCGCTGAAGGCGGCTCCAGCTGGGCGTGGTTGAGGTATTGGTTGTGGTAGGTGGCGTCGACGCGGGTCTTGGCACTGGCCAGCGTGGCGGCCACGTCGCCCTCGGTTTCGTCATCGCGGGCCGGGCCTTGCTGGGCGGCGAGAAAGTCGCGGTATTTGTCGCTGGAAAAGTCCGCCGGCATCGCGCGCACGGTGGAGTCGGCGGCGGCTTCGAGCCATTCCACCTGGATCGCTTCAACGGCGCGCTTGGCGTGCCACCAGCGTTCGGCAACCACCGCCACGGCGCCGGGCAGGGTATGAACCGAATGCACGCCCTTCATGGCCTCGACCTGGGCCTGGTTGCGCAGGCTGCCCACCGTCATGCCCAGGCGCGGCGCGTGCTGCACGGCGGCGTGGAGCATGCCGTCGACTTTCAGGTCGATGCTGTATTGCGCCTTGCCGGTGGATTTGTCGTAGGCGTCCAGGCGTTTGACCGGCTTACCTATCCAGCGGAACTGGCTCGGATCGCGCAGGGTGATAGTGGCCGGGTCGGGCACCGGCATGTCCAGGGCGCGAGCGGCCAACTCGCCGTAACCCAGCGAGCGGCCGGAAGCGGCGTGCACTACGCGGCCAGGCTGGGTGGTCAATTGCGTCACCGGCACCCCGAGTTGTTCGGCGGCGGCCTGCATCAGCATGGCGCGGGCGAGGGCGCCGAGGCGCCGCATGGTCGGGTAGCTCATGCGCACCGACATACTGCCGCCGGTGATGCGCAGGCCGTTTTCCATCACCACATAAGCTTCACCGGGCGGGGCGGCTTCGACCACGAACGTGGCGGGGTCGGCATCCAGCTCCTCGCCGATGATCTGCGCCATGGCCGTGTGCGTGCCCTGGCCGCCTTCCATGAAGGGGCTGAGCAGGCGCACGCTGCCGTCCGGACGAATTTCCAGGAACGCCGGCACCTGGGTCCCGCGCTCGGCGGCGGCACCCGTGGCAGCCTGCACCCGGGACGCGCCCAGCGGCAGGCCGAAGCCGATCACCAGCGCACCCACGGCGGTACTCGCCAAAAAGCGCCGGCGCGACAGGTTGACCGGCTCGTCCAGGGTCACGCCGGGAAGGATCTCGCGAGTGTTCATCAAACGCTCTCCTTGCCGGCGGCCAAGTCATCCATGGCGGCATGGATGGCGTTGTAAGTGCCGCAGCGGCACAGGTTGATCATCGCCGCGTTGATTTGGTCTTTGGTCGGTGCAGGGGTGTGCTTGAGCAGCGCCGTGGCCGCCATCACCTGCCCGGACTGGCAGTACCCGCATTGCGCCACTTGGCGCTCGACCCAGGCCGCGACCACACGCTTGCCCACGTCGTCGGTTTCGATGGCCTCGATGGTGGTGATCTCGCGACCCACCAGCGCCGCCACCGGCGTTACGCATGAGCGCACCACGTTGCCGTCCACCAGCACCGAACACGCGCCGCACTGGGCCAGGCCGCAGCCGTACTTGGTGCCGGTCAGGCCCAGGTCGTCGCGGATCACCCACAGCAACGGCGTGTCGGCGTCGGCATCGACCTGATAGGCCTGTTGGTTAATACGTAATTCCATGGCGGCTCACCTGCTGATCATCGGTTGGTGGTGCTGAGTTCTTATAGAGGGGTGCGACCGCAGGTCGCCCATCGTGGAACTCTAGCCCACCGCGCAAGGGCCATCTATGCAATAGCCCGCAAGTTCAGAGGATCAGGCAAGTAATCGACAGGATTGGGTCACTGCGGGGGGCGCAAGCCTTCGCCTGCCGCCGTGCGAATGCCTTCGAGCAGCATGGTGAACGCCGGGTTGTCGTTGTGCTCGCGCCAGATCAGGTGCAGCTCGCTCTGCGCGCCTTCGCCCAGGTCGATATCGTGAAACACCACGTTTTTGAACACCACGCTGCTGGCGCAACGCGGCACCAGCGCCAGGCCCATGCCGGCGTTCACCAAAGCGAGGATGGTCAGGGACGAACCCAGCCACTGCACATACTGCGGGGCGACGCGTGCTGAGCGCAGCAGCCCGGTGAGCAATTCGTTGAACGGCGGGTAGGCGGAATGGGCGTACATCAGGAACGGTTGCGCGTCGAGGTCCTGCACGCTGACGGTCTCTGCCTGGGCCAGCCGATGACTGCTCGGAACCGCCAGCACGAACGGCTCGCGCACCAGGCATTCGGTCGCGTAGCCAGGCTCCAGCAGCGGTGCGCGGACGATGCCCAGGTCGATGCGCCGGGCGCGCAGGGCCTCGTATTGCTGGTAGGTGTTCATCTCGGACAGGTCGATCCTGACGTGAGGCTGTTTGAGCCGTGCCTCGGCAATCACTTTGGGCAAGAACTCATACACCGCACTGCCGACGAAGCTGATATTGACCGTACCGATATCGCCCTCGGCGAACCGCCGCGCGGTCACCGCCGCTTGCTGGGCACGCTCCAGCAGGTTCTGCGCCTCGACGAAAAAAGCCCGCCCGGCGGCGGTCAGGGCAACGCTGCGGGTGGTGCGGGTAAACAGCTCCACGCCCAGGTGATGCTCCAGCAACTGGATCTGCCGGCTGAGGGGCGGCTGAGTTATGTTCAGCCGTTCGGCCGCCCGGCGGAAATTCAATTCGGTAGCCACGGTGGTGAAGCAGCGCAGTTGCGTCAGTTCAAACATTGATCCAAATCCCGTATCAATCGCATGCCAGGTTAGATTAGACGGGAACAATTCCTGGCGTCCATCATCGGCCTGTCCCTAAAAAAACAATGAATGGGAGTTGCCCGTGGATACCCTCCAGAACCTGCCAGACCCGAGCGCGCTCGCCCGCGCTGCTGACAAGGTCAAGCGCCATGTGCTGCCGTTATTCGTGGTGATGTTCATCGTCAATTACATCGACCGCGTCAATATCGGCTTCGTGCGCAGCCACATGGAAACCGACCTGGGCATTGGCGCGGCGGCCTATGGCTTGGGCGCCGGGTTGTTCTTCATCGGTTATGCCATCTTTGAAGTACCGTCCAACCTCTTGCTGCAACGCTACGGCGCACGGGCGTGGTTGACGCGCATCATGTTCACCTGGGGCGCGGCGGCGATGGGCATGGCGTTTGTGCAGGGGGAAACCAGCTTCTACGTGTTGCGCTTTATCCTCGGCGCCGCCGAAGCCGGCTTCTTTCCCGGCATCATCTATTACTTCACCCAGTGGCTACCGGCCAGCGAGCGCGGCAAGGCCATGGCGGTGTTCCTCAGCGGTTCGGCCATTGCCTCGGTGATCTCCGGGCCGGTGTCGGGGGCGTTGCTGAACGTCAACGGGTTGAGCCTGCATGGCTGGCAATGGATGTTCCTGATCGAAGGCTTCGCCTCCATCGTGCTCTGCGGGTTCGTGTGGTTCTGGCTGCAGTCCCATCCCCATCAGGCCAAGTGGCTCAGTGACGCGGAAAAACACGCGCTGGTCAGTGCCATCGCGCTGGAGCAGCAGGCGCGCGAGGCGAGCCAGTGCGTGCGGCCGTCGATGTTCAAATTGCTGGCCGACAAACAGATCGCCCTGTTCTGTTTTATCTACTTCTCCATCGCCCTGACCATCTACGGCGCCACTTTCTGGCTGCCGAGCATGATCAAGAAAATGGGCAACCTGGGTGACTTCCAGGTGGGCTTGTTCAATGCCATTCCGTGGTTGATTTCGATTGTCGCCATGTACGGTTTCGCCTCGCTGGCCAGCAAGTGGAAGCACCAGCAGGCCTGGGTGTCACTGATGCTGGTGATCGCCGCGTTCGGCATGTTCATGTCCACCACGGGCGGGCCGGTGTTTGCGTTCGTCGCCATCTGTTTTGCCGCGATTGGCTTCAAGGCCGCTTCGGCGCTGTTCTGGCCGATTCCCCAGGGGTACCTGGATGCGCGCATCGCGGCGGCGGTGATTGCCTTGATCAATTCGGTGGGCAATCTGGGCGGTTTCGTTGCGCCCACCACCTTCGGTTTGCTGGAGCAGACCACGGGCTCCATCGAGGGCGGCCTGTACGGCCTGGCAGCCACTTCGCTGGTGGCGGCGGTGCTGGTGTTTTTTGCCCGCACCGCGCCACGCAGCGGTACACCGCCCACCTCAGCCACTGCGCCACACACTTTGCATGCCGATACACAGGGAGCCGTCTCTTGAAAATTATCCGTGTCACCGTCACCCCGATTGCCTTTCGCGACCCGCCGCTGCTGAACGCCAGCGGCATCCACGAGCCTTTCGCGCTGCGCTCGATCATCGAGATCGAAAGCGACACCGGCTACATCGGCCTCGGCGAGAGCTATGGCGACGCCCCGGCGCTGGCGATCCAGCAGCAGGTACAGCAACAGCTGATCGGCCTGGACCCTTTTGACCTCAATGGCCTGCGCGCTATCGTCAAGGCCACGGTGGCCGCGCATAAACCGCTGAGCGTTGCCGGTGCGGAGCTGGCACCGGGTTCCCATGCCAGCAAAGCCGTGAGCAATGCCTATTCGGCGTTTGAAGTGGCGTTTCTCGATCTGCAGGCGCATTCGCTCAATGTGCCGCTGGTGGACCTGCTCGGCGGCGCGATTCGCGACCAGATCCCGTTCAGTGCCTACCTGTTTTTCAAGTACGCCCAGCACATCGATTCGCCCTACAAGCCCGACAGCTGGGGCGAAGCCCTCACCGAAGCGCAGATCGTCGCCCAGGCACGGCGCATGCTCGAAACCTACGGCTTCAAAAGCATCAAGCTCAAGGCCGGTGCCCTGGAGCCCGAGCATGAGGTGCGGTGCATCAAGGCGCTGAAAAAGGCGTTTCCGGGCGTGCCGTTGCGCATTGACCCCAACGGCAACTGGTCAATGCACACCTCGATTCGCATGGCCGAACTGCTCGGCGACGATCTGCAGTATTACGAGGACCCGACACCGGGCCTGGACGGCATGGCCGAGCTGCACAAACGCACCGGCCTGCCCCTGGCGACCAATATGGTGGTCACCGACTTTGATGAGTTTCGCCGCAGCGTGGGGATGGGCAGCGTGCAGATTGTGCTCGCCGACCACCATTACTGGGGCGGCCTGCGCGACACCCAAGTGCTGGCGAAGATGTGCGACACCTTTGGCCTGGGCGTATCGATGCACTCCAACTCACACTTGGGCATCAGCCTGATGGCCATGGCTCACGTAGCGGCGTCGGTGCCCAACCTCGACTATGCCTGTGACACCCATTATCCCTGGCAGGAGCCGGACGAGGAGGTGATCAAGGGCGGCAAGCTGCCTATCGTCGACGGCTGCGTGCGCATCACCCGCGCACCGGGGCTGGGCCTGGAGCTCGACCACGATCAGTTGGGCAAGCTGCATGATCAATACCTCAGTTGCGGTATCCGTCAACGCGATGACGTGAAACAGATGCAGCGCTATCAACCGGATTGGAAAACCGTCAAGCCACGTTTCTAAAAGCGGGTCGCTTCATTTGCCCGGTGGCGCATTAGCGTGGGTCACCGGGCTTTTTTTGCGCCAGCTCAGCCGACGAATCGAAACCCTGCGGCCAACTGCGCCTTTAAAAAAGTCACCAGCGCACTCACCGACTTCGGCACATGGGGCGAATACGGACGGATCAGGTAGATCTCATCGGCAAACGCGCCCTTGAGTGTCCAGCCTTTCAATACCTGCACCAGCTTGCCCTCGGCCAGCGCCGCGTGGGCGCTGAAGTCCGGCAGCAGGGCGACGCCCAGGTGGTTGAGCGCCGCGTCGCGCAGGGCTTCGCTGTTGTTGGTGGCGAAGCTGCCGGCGATGGGGACGGTCAGGCGTTCGATGTGTTTGCTGCCGCGCTCGAAGGTCCAGGCCGGCTGGTCGCTGCCGCGGGGGTAAAACAGACAGTTGTGGGCCGACAGGTCGCTCGGCTCGTGGGGTTCGCCGTGGCGCTGCAGGTAATCGCGGGTGGCGACCAGCACCGAAGTGGTGTCGCAGAGCTTCCAGGCCACGTGGGTTTCGGGAATCTGGAAACCATGGCGCACGGCCAGGTCGTAACCTTCGGCCGCCAGTGAACTCAAGGCGTCGGACACGTCCAGCTGGATCCGCACCTGCGGGTATTGCCGCAGAAACTGCGGCAGGTGCGGCACCAGTTGTTGCCGGGCGAACGCCACCGGGGCGGTCAGCCGGACCAGGCCACGGATTTCCCCGGCCGAGTCGCGCACCGACGAGAAGCTGCGGGCGATGTGTTCGTAGGCGCTGCGCACTTCGCGGGTCAACGACAGCCCGGCGTCGGTCAGGCGTACGCTGCGCGTGGTGCGCGTCACCAGCCGGGTGCCGGTGGCCTTTTCCAGCTCGGAAATACGCTGGCTCACCGCCGACTTGCTCACGCCCAGGCGCGCGGCGGCGGCGGTGTAGGTGCCTTGTTCTTCCAGCACCGACAGCCAGTGGATGTGGGTCCACAGCCCTTCGATCTCAGCTTTTTCCATGGGGTATTGTTCGCCATAGTGCACAATAAGTTCAGGATTCTGCTCTGGTTCGGAACAAAGCGAAAGCCTAAGGTGTGTGCCAACGCCAACTACCTGGATCGCCTGCCATGCCTGCTACCCTCGAGCACTACATCAACGACCAGCGCGTAAGCCGCGATGATCGCTATCAGGACGTCTACAACCCGGCCACCGGCGAAGTCACCGCGCGCGTGGCCCTGGCCAGCCGCCAGACCGTGGCCGAAGCCGTCGCTGCCGCCCAGGCCGCCTTCGCCAGCTGGGCCGACACCCCACCGATCCGCCGCGCCCGTGTGCTGTTCGAATACCTGCACCTGCTGCGTGAGCGTAAGGACGACCTGGCGCGCATCATCGTCGCCGAACATGGCAAGGTGTTTACCGACGCCCAGGGTGAAGTCGACCGTGGCATCGATATCCTCGAATTCGCCTGCGGCATTCCCAACCTGCTCAAGGGCGAACATTCCGACCAGGTTTCCCGTGGCATGGACAACTGGACGATGCGCCAGCCGCTGGGCGTGGTGGCCGGCGTGACGCCGTTCAACTTCCCGGTGATGGTGCCGATGTGGATGTACCCGATCGCCATCGCGGCGGGTAATACCTTCATTCTCAAGCCCAGCCCCACCGACCCGAGCGCCTCGCTGTTCATGGCCGAGCTGCTGCGTGAAGCGGGCCTGCCCAAGGGCGTGTTCAACGTGGTGCAGGGCGACAAGGAAGCGGTGGACGCGCTGATCGAACACCCAGACGTCAAGGCCGTGAGTTTTGTTGGCTCCACGCCGATTGCCCAGTACATCTACGAGAGCGGCGCGCGTAACGGCAAGCGCGTACAAGGCCTGGGCGGGGCGAAAAACCATATGGTGGTGATGCCCGACGCGGACATCGAGCGCACCGTCGATGCCCTGATGGGCGCCGCCTACGGCAGTGCCGGGGAGCGCTGCATGGCGATCTCGGTGGCGGTGCTGGTGGGCGATGTGGGTGATAAAGTCATCGCCGCCTTGACCGAACGCGCCAAGCAACTGCGCATCACCGATGGCCGCGACCTCAAGGCCGAAATGGGCCCGATCGTGTCCCGCGCTGCCCTGGAGCGGATCAGCGGCTACATCGAGCAGGGCGTGCAAGCCGGCGCGCAATTGCTGCTCGACGGCCGCGACTACGTGCCGTCCGAGCCTGGCCTGGAAAACGGCTTCTGGCTCGGCGCCACCTTGTTCGACCACGTGACCCGGGACATGAGCATCTACCGCGAGGAAATCTTCGGCCCGGTGCTGGCCTGCGTGCGCGTGGATGATTTCGCCGCCGCGGTGAAACTGGTCAACGACCACGAGTTCGGCAACGGCGTGAGCTGCTTCACCCGCGACGGCAACATCGCCCGCGAGTTTGCACGGCGCATCGAAGTGGGCATGGTCGGCATCAACGTACCGATCCCGGTGCCGATGGCCTGGCATGGTTTTGGTGGCTGGAAGAAGAGCCTGTTTGGCGACATGCATGCTTATGGCACCGAAGGCGTGCGTTTCTACACCAAGCAGAAGTCGATCATGCAGCGTTGGTCGGAGAGCATCGAGCAAGGCGCGGAATTTGCGATGCCGGTGTCGAAGTAAGGTTTTATCTGCGCCACAAAACCTGATGTGGGAGGGGGGGGCCCCCTCCCACTTTTTTTCGCCTGTTTAAGATCGTTCCCGCGCTCCCGCGTGGGAATGCAGCCCGTGACGCTCTGCGTCACCTGTGCGCAGCGGCTGGCGGGACGCGGAGCGTCCCAGGAGGCATTACCACGCAGAGCGTGGGAACGATCACCAACAAGTGCCAGCGTTGGAATGCAGACAAATGTGGGAGGGGGCTATCGCCGACCCGCCCGCGTACTCACATCCACCCACACCGCCAGCACCAGGATGCTGCCCTTCACGATCATCTGCCAGTAACTGTCCACGTCCAGCATCGACATGCCGTTGTCCAGGCTGGTAATCACCAGCGCGCCCAATAACGCGCCGTACACCGTGCCCGAGCCGCCGCGCATCGAGGTGCCGCCGATAAAGCACGCGGCGATGGCGTCCAGTTCGCCCATGTTCCCCGCCGACGGTGAGCCGGCGGCCAGGCGTGCGGTGTTGACCAGGCCGGCGAGGGCGCACATCACGCCCATGATGCCAAAGATCCACAGTTTCACTGCCTGCACGTTGATGCCTGACAGCCGTGTGGCTTCCATATTGCTGCCCACCGCATACACGCGGCGCCCGAAGACGGTCTGGCTGGTGACGTAGCTGAACACGCCGAGCAGCACCAGCAGCAGCAACACCGGCACCGGGATGCCGTCGTAGCTGTTGAGGGTGGTGACAAACCCGGCCAGCACCGCGCCGATCAGCGCCACGCGCAGTACGTCGCGCATCAGGGAATGTGCGGCCAGGCCATGCAGGGCGCGGTTGCGCCGTTGTTTCCAGGTGAGGAACAGGGTCAGCGCGAACAGCACCACGCCCAGCCCGAAGCCCACGGTGTGCGGCAGGTACCCCTGGCCGACGTACACCAGCGACGGCGACACCGGCGCGATGGTGGTGCCGCCGGTGATGCCCAGCAGGATCCCGCGAAACGCCAGCATGCCGCCCAGGCCGACGATGAACGAGGGGATGCGCAGGTAGGCGGTCATGTAGCCATTGGCCAAGCCGATCATCAGGCCGCACAGCGCCACCAGGCTCAGGTTGGCCAGCAGCGGAATGTGATAGACCACATCCAGGATCGCCGCCAGCCCGCCCAGCAATCCGAGCAGCGAACCCACCGACAAATCGATTTCGCCGCTGATGATCACCAGCACCATGCCGCACGCCAGGATCCCGGTGATGGACATCTGCCGCAGCAGGTTGGACAGGTTGCGCGGGGTAAGGAAACCGCCCTCGGTCTGCCAGCTGAAAAACAGCCAGATGAACGCCACGGCGATCACCAGGGCGAGCATTTTGTAGCGAGTGAAGAGCTGTTTGACCTGATTCATCTACGCGGTCTTCCGATCATTATTGTTTTGGCTGAGCGCGGCGGCGAGCACCTGTTCCTGGGTGAGCCCCTGGTTGATGAAGTCGCCCCGCAACTGGCCGTCGCCGATCACCAGCACGCGGTTGGACACGCCGAGCACTTCGGCGAGTTCCGACGAGACCATGATGATCGACACCCCTTCGGCCGCCAGCGCGCCCATCAGTTTGTAGATTTCATACTTGGCGCCCACATCGACCCCGCGCGTGGGCTCGTCCAGGATCAGCACCTTGGGCTTGGCCATCAGCATTTTCGCCAACACGGCTTTTTGCTGGTTGCCGCCGGACAGGCTGGTGATTGGCAGAAACGGGCTGGCGGTCTTGAGGTGCATGCGGGCGATCTGCTGGTCGATGCTGCCCAGTTCGGCTTCGGCGTCGATGCGGGTCAGGTGGGCGTAGGTGTCGAGCACCGCCAGGGTGATGTTCTGGCCCACGCCCAGGTCGGGGATGATGCCCTGGCGCTTGCGGTCCTCGGGCACCATGCACAGCCCGGCGCGAATCGACTTGAGCGGCGTGCGCGTGTCGATCACCTGGCCCTCCAGCCACACCTCGCAGCTGTAGCGTCCGGGGTAGGCGCCGAACAGTGCCGACACCAATTCCGTGCGCCCGGCGCCCACCAGCCCTGCGATGCCGAGGATTTCACCGCGCCTGAGCACGAAGGAGACATCGTCGACGCGTTTGCGCTTGGGGTTGTCGACGTCATAGCAGGTGACGTTGCGCGCCTCGAAGATCACCTCGCCCACCTCGT
This region of Pseudomonas sp. MUP55 genomic DNA includes:
- a CDS encoding (2Fe-2S)-binding protein; this translates as MELRINQQAYQVDADADTPLLWVIRDDLGLTGTKYGCGLAQCGACSVLVDGNVVRSCVTPVAALVGREITTIEAIETDDVGKRVVAAWVERQVAQCGYCQSGQVMAATALLKHTPAPTKDQINAAMINLCRCGTYNAIHAAMDDLAAGKESV
- the xylG gene encoding D-xylose ABC transporter ATP-binding protein, with the translated sequence MTVMAADYLLQMNGIVKTFGGVNALNGIDIKVRPGECVGLCGENGAGKSTLMKVLSAVYPHGTWEGEILWDGQPLKAKSISETEAAGIVIIHQELTLVPDLSVAENIFMGHELTLPGGRMNYPAMLHRAEALMRELKVPDMNVALPVSQYGGGYQQLVEIAKALNKQARLLILDEPSSALTRSEIEVLLDIIRDLKAKGVACVYISHKLDEVAAVCDTIAVIRDGKHIATTAMADMDIPRIITQMVGREMSNLYPTEPHEVGEVIFEARNVTCYDVDNPKRKRVDDVSFVLRRGEILGIAGLVGAGRTELVSALFGAYPGRYSCEVWLEGQVIDTRTPLKSIRAGLCMVPEDRKRQGIIPDLGVGQNITLAVLDTYAHLTRIDAEAELGSIDQQIARMHLKTASPFLPITSLSGGNQQKAVLAKMLMAKPKVLILDEPTRGVDVGAKYEIYKLMGALAAEGVSIIMVSSELAEVLGVSNRVLVIGDGQLRGDFINQGLTQEQVLAAALSQNNNDRKTA
- a CDS encoding glucarate dehydratase family protein, yielding MKIIRVTVTPIAFRDPPLLNASGIHEPFALRSIIEIESDTGYIGLGESYGDAPALAIQQQVQQQLIGLDPFDLNGLRAIVKATVAAHKPLSVAGAELAPGSHASKAVSNAYSAFEVAFLDLQAHSLNVPLVDLLGGAIRDQIPFSAYLFFKYAQHIDSPYKPDSWGEALTEAQIVAQARRMLETYGFKSIKLKAGALEPEHEVRCIKALKKAFPGVPLRIDPNGNWSMHTSIRMAELLGDDLQYYEDPTPGLDGMAELHKRTGLPLATNMVVTDFDEFRRSVGMGSVQIVLADHHYWGGLRDTQVLAKMCDTFGLGVSMHSNSHLGISLMAMAHVAASVPNLDYACDTHYPWQEPDEEVIKGGKLPIVDGCVRITRAPGLGLELDHDQLGKLHDQYLSCGIRQRDDVKQMQRYQPDWKTVKPRF
- a CDS encoding MFS transporter; the protein is MDTLQNLPDPSALARAADKVKRHVLPLFVVMFIVNYIDRVNIGFVRSHMETDLGIGAAAYGLGAGLFFIGYAIFEVPSNLLLQRYGARAWLTRIMFTWGAAAMGMAFVQGETSFYVLRFILGAAEAGFFPGIIYYFTQWLPASERGKAMAVFLSGSAIASVISGPVSGALLNVNGLSLHGWQWMFLIEGFASIVLCGFVWFWLQSHPHQAKWLSDAEKHALVSAIALEQQAREASQCVRPSMFKLLADKQIALFCFIYFSIALTIYGATFWLPSMIKKMGNLGDFQVGLFNAIPWLISIVAMYGFASLASKWKHQQAWVSLMLVIAAFGMFMSTTGGPVFAFVAICFAAIGFKAASALFWPIPQGYLDARIAAAVIALINSVGNLGGFVAPTTFGLLEQTTGSIEGGLYGLAATSLVAAVLVFFARTAPRSGTPPTSATAPHTLHADTQGAVS
- a CDS encoding LysR family transcriptional regulator gives rise to the protein MFELTQLRCFTTVATELNFRRAAERLNITQPPLSRQIQLLEHHLGVELFTRTTRSVALTAAGRAFFVEAQNLLERAQQAAVTARRFAEGDIGTVNISFVGSAVYEFLPKVIAEARLKQPHVRIDLSEMNTYQQYEALRARRIDLGIVRAPLLEPGYATECLVREPFVLAVPSSHRLAQAETVSVQDLDAQPFLMYAHSAYPPFNELLTGLLRSARVAPQYVQWLGSSLTILALVNAGMGLALVPRCASSVVFKNVVFHDIDLGEGAQSELHLIWREHNDNPAFTMLLEGIRTAAGEGLRPPQ
- a CDS encoding xanthine dehydrogenase family protein molybdopterin-binding subunit, which encodes MNTREILPGVTLDEPVNLSRRRFLASTAVGALVIGFGLPLGASRVQAATGAAAERGTQVPAFLEIRPDGSVRLLSPFMEGGQGTHTAMAQIIGEELDADPATFVVEAAPPGEAYVVMENGLRITGGSMSVRMSYPTMRRLGALARAMLMQAAAEQLGVPVTQLTTQPGRVVHAASGRSLGYGELAARALDMPVPDPATITLRDPSQFRWIGKPVKRLDAYDKSTGKAQYSIDLKVDGMLHAAVQHAPRLGMTVGSLRNQAQVEAMKGVHSVHTLPGAVAVVAERWWHAKRAVEAIQVEWLEAAADSTVRAMPADFSSDKYRDFLAAQQGPARDDETEGDVAATLASAKTRVDATYHNQYLNHAQLEPPSALARYNPDGTLEVWLPNQAPDMFRADIAKRTGLAIEQITLHSPLLGGFFGRHFLYDSANPYPQAIALAKAVGRPVKLIWSREEEFVRDVLRPVAVVKFRAALDDKGLPVAIEAVSATEGPTEAIAGKQGDALDPTALEGLSGKSYAIPNKRIAQIYVKGPAMLGYWRSVGNSLNDFFYEAFLDELADKGGHDPYELRLHLLRDNARLTTLLQAVGELSGGWKRGPFTAEDGSRRARGVAMASPFGSHAAVIAEVSIDNGQVKVHDIWQAIDPGSIVNPAIIEAQVNGAVALGLSQTLLEEAVYVDGKPRARNYDLYPILPPSRMARVHVKIVESGEKMGGIGEPPLPAVAPAVANAVAQLTGQRIRSLPLSRYTFS
- a CDS encoding LysR family transcriptional regulator yields the protein MEKAEIEGLWTHIHWLSVLEEQGTYTAAAARLGVSKSAVSQRISELEKATGTRLVTRTTRSVRLTDAGLSLTREVRSAYEHIARSFSSVRDSAGEIRGLVRLTAPVAFARQQLVPHLPQFLRQYPQVRIQLDVSDALSSLAAEGYDLAVRHGFQIPETHVAWKLCDTTSVLVATRDYLQRHGEPHEPSDLSAHNCLFYPRGSDQPAWTFERGSKHIERLTVPIAGSFATNNSEALRDAALNHLGVALLPDFSAHAALAEGKLVQVLKGWTLKGAFADEIYLIRPYSPHVPKSVSALVTFLKAQLAAGFRFVG
- a CDS encoding sugar ABC transporter permease, whose product is MNQVKQLFTRYKMLALVIAVAFIWLFFSWQTEGGFLTPRNLSNLLRQMSITGILACGMVLVIISGEIDLSVGSLLGLLGGLAAILDVVYHIPLLANLSLVALCGLMIGLANGYMTAYLRIPSFIVGLGGMLAFRGILLGITGGTTIAPVSPSLVYVGQGYLPHTVGFGLGVVLFALTLFLTWKQRRNRALHGLAAHSLMRDVLRVALIGAVLAGFVTTLNSYDGIPVPVLLLLVLLGVFSYVTSQTVFGRRVYAVGSNMEATRLSGINVQAVKLWIFGIMGVMCALAGLVNTARLAAGSPSAGNMGELDAIAACFIGGTSMRGGSGTVYGALLGALVITSLDNGMSMLDVDSYWQMIVKGSILVLAVWVDVSTRAGRR
- a CDS encoding CoA-acylating methylmalonate-semialdehyde dehydrogenase, giving the protein MPATLEHYINDQRVSRDDRYQDVYNPATGEVTARVALASRQTVAEAVAAAQAAFASWADTPPIRRARVLFEYLHLLRERKDDLARIIVAEHGKVFTDAQGEVDRGIDILEFACGIPNLLKGEHSDQVSRGMDNWTMRQPLGVVAGVTPFNFPVMVPMWMYPIAIAAGNTFILKPSPTDPSASLFMAELLREAGLPKGVFNVVQGDKEAVDALIEHPDVKAVSFVGSTPIAQYIYESGARNGKRVQGLGGAKNHMVVMPDADIERTVDALMGAAYGSAGERCMAISVAVLVGDVGDKVIAALTERAKQLRITDGRDLKAEMGPIVSRAALERISGYIEQGVQAGAQLLLDGRDYVPSEPGLENGFWLGATLFDHVTRDMSIYREEIFGPVLACVRVDDFAAAVKLVNDHEFGNGVSCFTRDGNIAREFARRIEVGMVGINVPIPVPMAWHGFGGWKKSLFGDMHAYGTEGVRFYTKQKSIMQRWSESIEQGAEFAMPVSK